The Triticum dicoccoides isolate Atlit2015 ecotype Zavitan chromosome 6A, WEW_v2.0, whole genome shotgun sequence genome has a window encoding:
- the LOC119319162 gene encoding uncharacterized protein LOC119319162 — protein sequence MATASLLGSPEAAAAVLENDDLVSEILLRLPPQPSSLPRASRVCRRWRRLLSDPAFRRRFRIHHRRGTPPLLGLFGSSRGVITFHPALVAPDRLPIGHFSLELNDDYMTLGWRHGLALFYLPDPRQVVVWDPLAGAQHRLDIPEGFVFDPSEDPVNGAVLRAAGDIDHFQVVLVTSDGGRPALACVYSSETGLWGDFISAQLQSATMVHWGEPSVLAGGCIYWLISVTSILEFDLGAQSLAVILVPPDMLTGTSHQSTVMRAQGGGMGFLHVADFTAQLWRRETDDCDGSWMLGATVELNRLLPPGSDNEALRMIGYAEENNVAFFWTVVGVFMFNLQSLEPTRLSEIGISGYGYHPFETVYTPGIGGGQALNNRRSWWKRWRQHIRGLFSCARGGNDGDNT from the exons ATGGCGACGGCCAGCCTCCTCGGCtcgccggaggcggcggcggcggtgctggagAACGACGACCTggtctccgagatcctcctccgcctccccccgCAGCCGTCCTCCCTCCCGCGCGCCTCCCGCGTCTGCAGGCGCTGGCGCCGCCTCCTCTCCGACCCCGCcttccgccgccgcttccgcattcACCACCGCCGCGGCACCCCTCCGCTCCTCGGCCTCTTCGGCTCGAGCCGGGGCGTCATCACCTTCCACCCTGCCCTGGTCGCCCCCGACCGCCTCCCCATCGGCCACTTCTCCCTCGAGCTCAACGACGACTACATGACCCTCGGATGGCGCCACGGCCTCGCGCTCTTCTACCTCCCGGACCCGCGCCAGGTCGTCGTCTGGGACCCCCTCGCCGGCGCCCAGCACCGCCTCGACATTCCCGAGGGGTTCGTGTTCGACCCGTCGGAGGACCCAGTCAACGGGGCGGTGCTTCGCGCCGCCGGAGACATcgaccacttccaggtggtccTGGTAACCAGCGACGGGGGACGACCAGCACTTGCCTGCGTTTACTCGTCGGAGACTGGGTTATGGGGTGATTTCATCTCCGCGCAGCTCCAATCCGCGACCATGGTCCATTGGGGCGAGCCCTCTGTGCTGGCTGGGGGTTGCATTTACTGGTTGATTTCTGTGACGAGTATCCTCGAGTTTGATTTGGGTGCGCAGAGCCTAGCTGTGATATTGGTGCCACCGGACATGCTTACCGGCACCAGTCACCAGTCCACGGTTATGCGAGCACAGGGTGGTGGGATGGGTTTCCTCCACGTGGCAGACTTCACTGCCCAATTATGGAGGAGGGAGACAGACGACTGTGATGGTTCATGGATGCTTGGAGCAACTGTTGAATTGAACAGGTTACTTCCCCCAGGTTCAGATAACGAAGCCCTGCGTATGATAGGTTATGCCGAGGAAAACAATGTGGCGTTCTTCTGGACAGTTGTTGGTGTCTTCATGTTCAACCTTCAGTCATTGGAGCCCACGAGACTTTCTGAGATCGGCATCTCTGGTTATGGTTATCATCCATTCGAAACCGTCTATACTCCAG GCATTGGTGGTGGACAAGCATTGAACAACAGGCGCTCATGGTGGAAACGATGGAGACAGCACATAAGAGGATTATTCAGTTGCGCTCGTGGTGGAAACGATGGAGACAACACATAA